GCGCATTTTCGATGTACTCCAGCAGCGGTTCGTCTCTGGCCACGATATAATCCACATCATCCATGCAGATCCAACCGTCTCCGTCCACAGCCGGCATAAAAGAGTTGGGCTGAACGATGACGATTCCTGCCTTTTCCACTACTGCCCGGACTATGTCCACACTCACTCCCAGGTTCATGTTCCCATCAATGTCTGGCAGAGTTGTCTGGATGAGGGCCACGTCGAGTGGTATCCTCCCGGACCGGATCAGGCCCGGCAGAGCTGAAAGAAATATGGGAGTATAATCGGCCTCAGCTCGGTTGACTGCTTTTCTGGTGCTCTCGCCAATGAAAAAAGAGTTGAGCCGGAAGTTGTCTTTGAACTTCTCATCTGTGTAGGGAGCTACTCCGAGAGTTACTATGTTTATCAGCTCGGCATCCATGAAGGCCTTGGGCTGATTCTTGGCGAATTCCAGGAGAGACCTGACCAGATGCTGGGGCTCGCCACAGCCTGTGCCCACGAATATCCGGTCGCCTGGTCGGATATTTCCAAAGATGAACCTCTCCTGATCCCGGAACTTGCCGGGCCACCTTTTTTTTGTCTCCCCCATGGAAGCTGCAGTATTTTCTTTCATCCAATCATCAAATTGCCGAATCATTAAGTCATCAAGGTCGCCATAGGAAATCTATCCACTCTGCTCCTCCCGGCCACCGGAAAGAGCGAATCGCAGATGTTGTCTCCATCATCGTCCAGGCAGTACCCTCAATCAAAGTGGTTGCATATTGTCGAATTGTCCCAGAATATGTTCTGCATATAAGACCTCAAGATGATTTCTCATTTAGCGTATCTGCAAACCAGCTCCGCAAATTGCTCAGATGCTCCGGATCGTCCGACTCCGATAGTGCAAAAATGATGTCTCCTTGCTCCAAGATCGTGCTGCCGGATGGGATGATAAAGTCATCACCCCTTTTGATCATGGCAATTATTATGTCCTGGGAAAGTCCCAGATCGATAACCCTTTTGCCGATGGCAGGCGCCCCATCGAAGACCGGCAATTCGATTATCTTCTCTATGAAACCGGTTCCTGCAGGACAGTGGATTTTAAATTCTGATTCATTTCGTTGAGGCGCATCAAGCCCCAGCAATCGTGCCAATGAAGATATGGTAGAACCCTGCACAAGCGCGGACGTAAGGACGATAAAGAATACGAAATTAAATATCCGGTCCGCCTGGAAAAGGCCTGCAATAAGCGGAAAAGTGGCCAGGATAATTGGAGCTGCACCCTTCAGACCGACCCAGGAGACGAGAACCTTCTCCTTAACGGACAGCCCGCTGCCTATCGTGCATACAAAAACGCTCACCGGTCTGGCCAGGAACATGAGTACCAGGGAGATGAGAAGGCCATCTGCCGCGATTGGGATGATACGATTGGGAAAAACCAGAAGTCCAAGAGCTAAAAACATTACAATCTGCATCAGCCAGGCAGCGCTATCGTGGATTCTCCGCAGCATTCTTTTGTGGATAAAATCTGTGTTTCCTAAAGTTATTCCTGCCAGATAAACAGCCAAAAAGCCGTTGCCCTCCAGAAGGCAGGTTAGGCCGTATATTAGCAGCATCATGGATATGGTCAGAACTGGATAGAGCCCCTCGCATCCCAACTTGATGCGGTTGATGATTCTGCTGATTGCTTTGCCGGACAGATATCCAATGACTGCACCCAAAGCCATCTCCTGAGCAAACGAGGGAATTATGCTAGTAACAGATGTCAGCTCTCCGGAAATATATGAGATCAGGCTGATTGTCAGAAATATGGCCATAGGATCGT
The genomic region above belongs to Candidatus Omnitrophota bacterium and contains:
- a CDS encoding potassium/proton antiporter — encoded protein: MLLIDHPLLGISILLLLSIAASKASGRLGVPALLLFLLIGMLAGSEGPGGIYFADPWLTQCLGITALVFILFDGGLQTKWKDIRPILWRGFALSTLGVMITAAIVGGLAVYLLNLPILEAMLLGAIVSATDAAAVFMVLRSSNVRLKGDLQPLLELESGSNDPMAIFLTISLISYISGELTSVTSIIPSFAQEMALGAVIGYLSGKAISRIINRIKLGCEGLYPVLTISMMLLIYGLTCLLEGNGFLAVYLAGITLGNTDFIHKRMLRRIHDSAAWLMQIVMFLALGLLVFPNRIIPIAADGLLISLVLMFLARPVSVFVCTIGSGLSVKEKVLVSWVGLKGAAPIILATFPLIAGLFQADRIFNFVFFIVLTSALVQGSTISSLARLLGLDAPQRNESEFKIHCPAGTGFIEKIIELPVFDGAPAIGKRVIDLGLSQDIIIAMIKRGDDFIIPSGSTILEQGDIIFALSESDDPEHLSNLRSWFADTLNEKSS